The following are from one region of the Vidua chalybeata isolate OUT-0048 chromosome 12, bVidCha1 merged haplotype, whole genome shotgun sequence genome:
- the LOC128794032 gene encoding histone-lysine N-methyltransferase SETMAR isoform X2 — protein sequence MDASAPHAPHEAVWRRSLGREGAELVPRHFPAPSRGRLRPWAGPGRERHRPRAANGCGLLRRGRGADMADLSGGSEAVAVALWPPGEAPPAFQYSPDSVAGADGELDPTEVTFPGCSCRSSSCAAAECPCLSRGHDSPRLGLPEQHEQPFSRPVFECNSLCCCGEGCQNRLVQRGLQLRLQVFRTQRKGWGVRALEPVPRGSFVCEYAGEVLGFAEAQRRIQAQSPQEPNYIIAVREHLHDGRVMETFVDPTRIGNVGRFLNHSCEPNLFMVPVRVDSMVPKLALFAAADISAGEELSYDYSGRFHNSPGASREHKPLEEENSLRKPCYCGSRTCASFLPWDSSLFSTPASSP from the exons ATGGATGCGAGCGCTCCACACGCACCGCACGAAGCGGTTTGGAGGCGCAGCCTCGGTAGGGAGGGAGCGGAGCTGGTGCCTCGGCATTTCCCCGCACCCAGCCGAGGGCGGCTGCGTCCCTGGGCGGGACCGGGCCG CGAGCGGCACCGGCCCCGCGCAGCCAATGGGTGCGGGCTCttgcggcgggggcggggcgcCGACATGGCGGATCTGAGCGGCGGCAGCGAGGCCGTGGCCGTGGCGCTGTGGCCGCCCGGGGAGGCCCCGCCGGCCTTCCAG TACAGCCCCGACAGCGTGGCCGGAGCCGACGGAGAGCTGGACCCCACTGAAGTCACCTTCCCGGGCTGCTCGTGCCGCAGCAGCTCCTGCGCGGCTGCCGAGTGCCCCTGCCTGAGCCGCGGGCACGACAGCCCGCGCCTCgggctgccagagcagcacGAGCAGCCCTTCTCCAGGCCCGTGTTTGAGTGcaacagcctgtgctgctgtggggagggcTGCCAGAACAGGCTGGTGCAGCGGGGGCTGCAGCTGCGGCTGCAGGTGTTCCGCACgcagaggaagggctggggggtgCGCGCGCTGGAGCCCGTCCCCAGGGGCAGCTTCGTGTGCGAGTATGCTGGGGAGGTGCTGGGCTTTGCTGAGGCCCAGAGGAGGATCCAGGCCCAGAGCCCACAGGAGCCAAACTACATCATAGCAGTGAGGGAGCACCTGCACGACGGGCGGGTCATGGAGACCTTCGTGGATCCCACCCGCATCGGGAACGTGGGCAGGTTCCTGAACCACTCCTGTGAACCCAATCTCTTCATGGTGCCAGTGAGGGTTGACTCCATGGTGCCCAAACTGGCGCTTTTTGCAGCCGCTGATATTTctgctggagaggaactttCATACGATTACTCTGGAAGATTCCATAATTCAccaggagccagcagagaaCACAAACCTCTGGAGGAAGAGAACAGCCTGAGAAAACCTTGCTACTGTGGTTCCCGCACGTGTGCTTCCTTCTTACCTTGGGACAGCTCCCTCTTTTCCACACCAGCCAGTTCTCCGTAG
- the LOC128794032 gene encoding histone-lysine N-methyltransferase SETMAR isoform X1: MRALHTHRTKRFGGAASVGRERSWCLGISPHPAEGGCVPGRDRAGVERERNRGGTGPVCNGRGTGAGAGPVRTGPVCNGRGTGAGAGPVWNGPVWSGRGTGVEREWDRGGEEWERGGTGARPAWNGSGAGSVWNGGGSGTGVERERGRDQCGTGAGAGPVWNGSGSGAGTGVERGRGRCGTGAGPVWNGSGAGVEPERGRCGTGAGRGGAGVEGERGRDRCGTGAGPVWDGGEQGRGSLTAPAPLRVGPCHTAPPSRRAVNHFPCPISERHRPRAANGCGLLRRGRGADMADLSGGSEAVAVALWPPGEAPPAFQYSPDSVAGADGELDPTEVTFPGCSCRSSSCAAAECPCLSRGHDSPRLGLPEQHEQPFSRPVFECNSLCCCGEGCQNRLVQRGLQLRLQVFRTQRKGWGVRALEPVPRGSFVCEYAGEVLGFAEAQRRIQAQSPQEPNYIIAVREHLHDGRVMETFVDPTRIGNVGRFLNHSCEPNLFMVPVRVDSMVPKLALFAAADISAGEELSYDYSGRFHNSPGASREHKPLEEENSLRKPCYCGSRTCASFLPWDSSLFSTPASSP, from the exons ATGCGAGCGCTCCACACGCACCGCACGAAGCGGTTTGGAGGCGCAGCCTCGGTAGGGAGGGAGCGGAGCTGGTGCCTCGGCATTTCCCCGCACCCAGCCGAGGGCGGCTGCGTCCCTGGGCGGGACCGGGCCGGTGTGGAGCGGGAGAGGAACCGGGGCGGGACCGGGCCGGTGTGCAACGGGAGGGGAaccggggcgggagcggggccggtgAGGACCGGGCCGGTGTGCAACGGGAGAGGAaccggggcgggagcggggccggtgTGGAACGGGCCGGTGTGGAGCGGGAGAGGAACCGGTGTGGAACGGGAGTGGGACCGGGGCGGTGAGGAATGGGAGCGGGGCGGGACCGGAGCGAGGCCGGCCTGGaacgggagcggggccgggTCGGTGTGGAACGGGGGCGGGAGCGGGACCGGTGTGGaacgggagcggggccgggatCAGTGTGGAACGGGGGCGGGAGCGGGACCGGTGTGGaacgggagcgggagcggggccgggaccGGTGTGGAACGGGGGCGGGGCCGGTGTGGAACGGGAGCGGGGCCGGTGTGGAACGGGAGCGGGGCCGGTGTGGAACCGGAGCGGGGCCGGTGTGGAACGGGGGCGGGCAGGGGCGGGGCCGGTGTGGaaggggagcggggccgggatCGGTGTGGAACCGGAGCGGGGCCGGTGTGGGACGGGGGCGAGCAGGGTCGCGGCTCCCTCACAGCGCCCGCCCCGCTGAGGGTGGGACCGTGCCACACGGCACCGCCCTCTCGCCGAGCTGTCAATCACTTCCCCTGCCCAATCAGCGAGCGGCACCGGCCCCGCGCAGCCAATGGGTGCGGGCTCttgcggcgggggcggggcgcCGACATGGCGGATCTGAGCGGCGGCAGCGAGGCCGTGGCCGTGGCGCTGTGGCCGCCCGGGGAGGCCCCGCCGGCCTTCCAG TACAGCCCCGACAGCGTGGCCGGAGCCGACGGAGAGCTGGACCCCACTGAAGTCACCTTCCCGGGCTGCTCGTGCCGCAGCAGCTCCTGCGCGGCTGCCGAGTGCCCCTGCCTGAGCCGCGGGCACGACAGCCCGCGCCTCgggctgccagagcagcacGAGCAGCCCTTCTCCAGGCCCGTGTTTGAGTGcaacagcctgtgctgctgtggggagggcTGCCAGAACAGGCTGGTGCAGCGGGGGCTGCAGCTGCGGCTGCAGGTGTTCCGCACgcagaggaagggctggggggtgCGCGCGCTGGAGCCCGTCCCCAGGGGCAGCTTCGTGTGCGAGTATGCTGGGGAGGTGCTGGGCTTTGCTGAGGCCCAGAGGAGGATCCAGGCCCAGAGCCCACAGGAGCCAAACTACATCATAGCAGTGAGGGAGCACCTGCACGACGGGCGGGTCATGGAGACCTTCGTGGATCCCACCCGCATCGGGAACGTGGGCAGGTTCCTGAACCACTCCTGTGAACCCAATCTCTTCATGGTGCCAGTGAGGGTTGACTCCATGGTGCCCAAACTGGCGCTTTTTGCAGCCGCTGATATTTctgctggagaggaactttCATACGATTACTCTGGAAGATTCCATAATTCAccaggagccagcagagaaCACAAACCTCTGGAGGAAGAGAACAGCCTGAGAAAACCTTGCTACTGTGGTTCCCGCACGTGTGCTTCCTTCTTACCTTGGGACAGCTCCCTCTTTTCCACACCAGCCAGTTCTCCGTAG